From the genome of Gracilibacillus salitolerans, one region includes:
- a CDS encoding DoxX family membrane protein: MSLRKKGLLSFVIALLLATPITTFAHVKWFAKVEPEKVPIEQILSPFFITFAIVIAIILAILSQVMDYFLKIPYATKVNNFLNGIRKYSRHILKYGTAFALIIQLVSGTMFAPEFEITDFWQTIIMSLIIIALLIPHHLSTKVAAFFMLALFITVWQDYGWFYMLDYGFYLAIIFVLFIGKTNLEDWGFPFLYLGTGLSLCWVAVEKWVYPSMTLDIVINHQVPTFGFDPEIFIVMAAFVEFVVGYLLVVGILNRILGLVVTLIFISTTLLFGMTEIIGHAMIHIVLIIFIIEGVSFYQPPIKIHKTKIDQFVFVFLNFIFVLATFILIYYRFA; the protein is encoded by the coding sequence ATGTCATTACGTAAAAAAGGACTATTATCTTTCGTTATCGCACTTTTATTAGCAACACCTATTACTACTTTTGCTCATGTAAAATGGTTTGCCAAAGTCGAGCCGGAAAAGGTTCCGATTGAGCAAATACTATCACCATTTTTTATTACATTTGCGATTGTTATAGCGATTATTTTAGCTATACTATCACAAGTGATGGATTATTTTTTGAAAATACCATATGCAACAAAGGTGAACAATTTTCTTAATGGGATTCGTAAATATTCTCGTCATATCTTGAAATATGGTACAGCATTTGCATTAATTATTCAACTTGTATCAGGGACGATGTTTGCGCCAGAGTTTGAAATAACGGACTTCTGGCAAACAATAATAATGAGTCTTATCATTATTGCCTTATTAATACCTCATCACCTCAGTACCAAAGTGGCCGCCTTTTTCATGTTAGCACTGTTTATTACGGTATGGCAGGATTATGGCTGGTTTTATATGTTGGATTATGGTTTCTATTTAGCGATTATTTTCGTATTATTTATCGGAAAAACGAACCTAGAAGACTGGGGCTTTCCTTTCTTATATTTAGGAACAGGTCTAAGTCTTTGTTGGGTCGCCGTTGAAAAATGGGTATATCCGTCAATGACATTGGATATTGTTATTAATCATCAGGTACCTACCTTTGGATTTGATCCGGAAATCTTTATTGTGATGGCAGCTTTTGTAGAGTTTGTCGTTGGTTACTTATTAGTTGTAGGAATTTTGAATCGAATTCTTGGCTTGGTCGTTACACTTATATTTATCTCCACAACGTTACTATTCGGCATGACAGAAATTATCGGTCATGCGATGATTCATATTGTTTTGATTATCTTCATTATCGAAGGGGTATCGTTTTATCAACCTCCGATAAAAATTCATAAGACAAAAATAGATCAATTTGTTTTTGTTTTCTTAAACTTTATTTTTGTATTGGCTACTTTCATATTAATTTATTACCGTTTTGCGTAA